One Osmerus eperlanus chromosome 13, fOsmEpe2.1, whole genome shotgun sequence genomic region harbors:
- the nocta gene encoding nocturnin isoform X2, with product MEMMVCPMGSSSSSSSRLFGTLAQTLSSAPLAQSDQDPDQNPDQDPEALANPDQLLRECEEALLGRPARPHRDLMFPCTPAHQHHSQYQHPPIRVMQWNILAQALGEGKDGFVRCPLEALNWAERKYLILEEILTYRPDILCLQEVDHYYDTFQPIMASLGYHGSFMPKPWSPCLDVEKNNGPDGCALFYRRSRFSLLATSHLRLSAMMLPTNQVAVVQTLRCRATGRRLCVAVTHLKARSGWERLRSAQGADLLQHLRTITARGRADACGAGAGPEGEGVALIVCGDFNSEPTEDVYRRFSSSPLNLDSAYKLLSADGQAEPAFTTWKIRPSGESRSTLDYIWYSHHALCVESLLDLLSEEQVGPDRLPSYHYPSDHLSLLCDISFREQPHRLL from the exons ATGGAGATGATGG TGTGTCCGatgggcagcagcagcagtagcagcagcaggCTGTTCGGTACCCTGGCCCAGACCCTGAGCAGCGCACCTCTGGCCCAGTCAGACCAGGACCCAGACCAGAATCCGGACCAGGACCCGGAGGCCCTGGCCAACCCGGACCAGCTGCTGAGGGAATGTGAGGAGGCCTTGCTGGGGCGGCCAGCCCGGccacacagggacctgatgttCCCCTGCACCCCAGCTCACCAGCACCACAGCCAGTACCAACACCCACCCATACGGGTGATGCAGTGGAACATTCTAGCACAAG CCCTGGGCGAGGGGAAGGACGGCTTTGTGCGCTGCCCTCTGGAGGCCCTGAACTGGGCTGAGAGGAAGTACCTGATCCTGGAGGAGATCCTTACCTACCGGCCCGACATCCTGTGTCTCCAGGAAGTGGACCATTACTACGACACCTTCCAGCCAATCATGGCCAGCCTGGGCTACCACGGCAGCTTCATGCCCAAGCCGTGGTCTCCGTGCCTGGACGTGGAGAAGAACAACGGGCCGGACGGCTGCGCCCTCTTCTACCGGCGCTCCCGCTTCTCCCTCCTCGCCACCTCCCACCTGCGCCTGTCCGCCATGATGCTGCCCACCAATCAGGTGGCCGTCGTGCAGACTCTGCGTTGCCGGGCGACGGGCCGGAGGCTGTGCGTGGCGGTGACCCACCTGAAGGCCAGGAGCGGCTGGGAGAGGCTGCGGAGCGCCCAGGGAGCCGACCTGCTCCAGCACCTCAGGACCATCACGGCTCGGGGCAGAGCGGACGCCTGCGGGGCCGGGGCGGGGCCCGAGGGAGAGGGCGTGGCCCTGATCGTGTGCGGGGACTTCAACTCCGAGCCCACCGAGGATGTTTACCGCCGCTTCAGCTCCTCCCCCTTGAACCTGGACTCGGCCTATAAGCTGCTGAGCGCCGACGGCCAGGCGGAGCCCGCCTTCACCACGTGGAAGATCCGCCCTTCTGGGGAGAGCCGCAGCACACTGGACTACATCTGGTATTCCCATCATGCCTTGTGCGTGGAGTCACTGCTGGACCTCCTCTCGGAGGAGCAGGTTGGCCCAGACCGCCTGCCCTCCTACCACTACCCCTCtgaccacctctccctcctctgtgacATCAGCTTCAGGGAACAGCCCCATAGGCTGCTCTAA
- the nocta gene encoding nocturnin isoform X3, giving the protein MGSSSSSSSRLFGTLAQTLSSAPLAQSDQDPDQNPDQDPEALANPDQLLRECEEALLGRPARPHRDLMFPCTPAHQHHSQYQHPPIRVMQWNILAQALGEGKDGFVRCPLEALNWAERKYLILEEILTYRPDILCLQEVDHYYDTFQPIMASLGYHGSFMPKPWSPCLDVEKNNGPDGCALFYRRSRFSLLATSHLRLSAMMLPTNQVAVVQTLRCRATGRRLCVAVTHLKARSGWERLRSAQGADLLQHLRTITARGRADACGAGAGPEGEGVALIVCGDFNSEPTEDVYRRFSSSPLNLDSAYKLLSADGQAEPAFTTWKIRPSGESRSTLDYIWYSHHALCVESLLDLLSEEQVGPDRLPSYHYPSDHLSLLCDISFREQPHRLL; this is encoded by the exons atgggcagcagcagcagtagcagcagcaggCTGTTCGGTACCCTGGCCCAGACCCTGAGCAGCGCACCTCTGGCCCAGTCAGACCAGGACCCAGACCAGAATCCGGACCAGGACCCGGAGGCCCTGGCCAACCCGGACCAGCTGCTGAGGGAATGTGAGGAGGCCTTGCTGGGGCGGCCAGCCCGGccacacagggacctgatgttCCCCTGCACCCCAGCTCACCAGCACCACAGCCAGTACCAACACCCACCCATACGGGTGATGCAGTGGAACATTCTAGCACAAG CCCTGGGCGAGGGGAAGGACGGCTTTGTGCGCTGCCCTCTGGAGGCCCTGAACTGGGCTGAGAGGAAGTACCTGATCCTGGAGGAGATCCTTACCTACCGGCCCGACATCCTGTGTCTCCAGGAAGTGGACCATTACTACGACACCTTCCAGCCAATCATGGCCAGCCTGGGCTACCACGGCAGCTTCATGCCCAAGCCGTGGTCTCCGTGCCTGGACGTGGAGAAGAACAACGGGCCGGACGGCTGCGCCCTCTTCTACCGGCGCTCCCGCTTCTCCCTCCTCGCCACCTCCCACCTGCGCCTGTCCGCCATGATGCTGCCCACCAATCAGGTGGCCGTCGTGCAGACTCTGCGTTGCCGGGCGACGGGCCGGAGGCTGTGCGTGGCGGTGACCCACCTGAAGGCCAGGAGCGGCTGGGAGAGGCTGCGGAGCGCCCAGGGAGCCGACCTGCTCCAGCACCTCAGGACCATCACGGCTCGGGGCAGAGCGGACGCCTGCGGGGCCGGGGCGGGGCCCGAGGGAGAGGGCGTGGCCCTGATCGTGTGCGGGGACTTCAACTCCGAGCCCACCGAGGATGTTTACCGCCGCTTCAGCTCCTCCCCCTTGAACCTGGACTCGGCCTATAAGCTGCTGAGCGCCGACGGCCAGGCGGAGCCCGCCTTCACCACGTGGAAGATCCGCCCTTCTGGGGAGAGCCGCAGCACACTGGACTACATCTGGTATTCCCATCATGCCTTGTGCGTGGAGTCACTGCTGGACCTCCTCTCGGAGGAGCAGGTTGGCCCAGACCGCCTGCCCTCCTACCACTACCCCTCtgaccacctctccctcctctgtgacATCAGCTTCAGGGAACAGCCCCATAGGCTGCTCTAA
- the nocta gene encoding nocturnin isoform X1: protein MYPARRCSILLHRDMAALCVTSRRLTKKKEPPRRNLSVTGLLQGHSGCGDGISPKPQVKTNVTSSSTSASSRPVCPMGSSSSSSSRLFGTLAQTLSSAPLAQSDQDPDQNPDQDPEALANPDQLLRECEEALLGRPARPHRDLMFPCTPAHQHHSQYQHPPIRVMQWNILAQALGEGKDGFVRCPLEALNWAERKYLILEEILTYRPDILCLQEVDHYYDTFQPIMASLGYHGSFMPKPWSPCLDVEKNNGPDGCALFYRRSRFSLLATSHLRLSAMMLPTNQVAVVQTLRCRATGRRLCVAVTHLKARSGWERLRSAQGADLLQHLRTITARGRADACGAGAGPEGEGVALIVCGDFNSEPTEDVYRRFSSSPLNLDSAYKLLSADGQAEPAFTTWKIRPSGESRSTLDYIWYSHHALCVESLLDLLSEEQVGPDRLPSYHYPSDHLSLLCDISFREQPHRLL from the exons ATGTATCCGGCACGCCGGTGTTCGATTCTTCTTCACCGGGACATGGCAGCGTTGTGTGTTACTTCTCGGAGACTAACTAAGAAGAAAGAACCACCTCGGAGAAACCTTTCTGTCACCGGTCTTCTACAAGGTCACAGCGGCTGTGGAGACGGCATCAGTCCAAAGCCACAGGTGAAGACCAACGTTACGTCATCATCCACATCGGCCAGCTCGAGACCAG TGTGTCCGatgggcagcagcagcagtagcagcagcaggCTGTTCGGTACCCTGGCCCAGACCCTGAGCAGCGCACCTCTGGCCCAGTCAGACCAGGACCCAGACCAGAATCCGGACCAGGACCCGGAGGCCCTGGCCAACCCGGACCAGCTGCTGAGGGAATGTGAGGAGGCCTTGCTGGGGCGGCCAGCCCGGccacacagggacctgatgttCCCCTGCACCCCAGCTCACCAGCACCACAGCCAGTACCAACACCCACCCATACGGGTGATGCAGTGGAACATTCTAGCACAAG CCCTGGGCGAGGGGAAGGACGGCTTTGTGCGCTGCCCTCTGGAGGCCCTGAACTGGGCTGAGAGGAAGTACCTGATCCTGGAGGAGATCCTTACCTACCGGCCCGACATCCTGTGTCTCCAGGAAGTGGACCATTACTACGACACCTTCCAGCCAATCATGGCCAGCCTGGGCTACCACGGCAGCTTCATGCCCAAGCCGTGGTCTCCGTGCCTGGACGTGGAGAAGAACAACGGGCCGGACGGCTGCGCCCTCTTCTACCGGCGCTCCCGCTTCTCCCTCCTCGCCACCTCCCACCTGCGCCTGTCCGCCATGATGCTGCCCACCAATCAGGTGGCCGTCGTGCAGACTCTGCGTTGCCGGGCGACGGGCCGGAGGCTGTGCGTGGCGGTGACCCACCTGAAGGCCAGGAGCGGCTGGGAGAGGCTGCGGAGCGCCCAGGGAGCCGACCTGCTCCAGCACCTCAGGACCATCACGGCTCGGGGCAGAGCGGACGCCTGCGGGGCCGGGGCGGGGCCCGAGGGAGAGGGCGTGGCCCTGATCGTGTGCGGGGACTTCAACTCCGAGCCCACCGAGGATGTTTACCGCCGCTTCAGCTCCTCCCCCTTGAACCTGGACTCGGCCTATAAGCTGCTGAGCGCCGACGGCCAGGCGGAGCCCGCCTTCACCACGTGGAAGATCCGCCCTTCTGGGGAGAGCCGCAGCACACTGGACTACATCTGGTATTCCCATCATGCCTTGTGCGTGGAGTCACTGCTGGACCTCCTCTCGGAGGAGCAGGTTGGCCCAGACCGCCTGCCCTCCTACCACTACCCCTCtgaccacctctccctcctctgtgacATCAGCTTCAGGGAACAGCCCCATAGGCTGCTCTAA
- the ankrd13d gene encoding ankyrin repeat domain-containing protein 13D, whose product MAQEAFPLHFLVWNNQFLELDRELQKKEEDVERLDPRGRTPLELAVCLGHLESTRVLLRYSADPTHCNAQCWTVLQEAVSTGDPELVQLVLQYRDFKRATERLAGIPELLSKLRQARDFYVEMKWEFTSWVPLVSKVCPSDVYRVWKSGSCLRVDTTLLGFEHMTWLKGRRSYIFKGEESGALVMEVDHEKQVVYTEPLALSPRDTPSLLAAMQPSQEHTAQRLTSPIVSTHLNTGNIAFERNKSGIWGWRSEKSELVSGYEAKVYSATNVELVTRSRTEHLSDQDKSRSKGSKTPLQSFLGIAEQHTAHNGSNVSQCASPHNPTDITAEEYFDPEFNLNDRDIGRPVELTSKVQKFKANLWLSEAHPLSLAEQVTPIIDLMAISNAHFAKLRDFITLRLPPGFPVKIEIPLFHVLNARVTFSNLCGCDEPVSSVTVHTPEGSPEAGQAPPPFHCEVDPSVFEPPPDYTTLGPGRSEPMRDEDDNLLQFAIQQSLLDAGTESDQVTIWEALTNSRPVSQPPLYAEDSQLERAIQESLSIPLAGGEGGEAADPAQPSSVSPLDTGANSPPSYSSVAEPRLPGPFGVASNFDEQLRIAMELSCREQEEMDRTRKEEEEELERILQLSLTEM is encoded by the exons ATGGCACAGGAGGCGTTTCCTTTACATTTTTTGGTTTGGAACAATCAGTTTTTGGAGCTTGACCGGGAACTACAGAAAAAAGAG GAGGATGTGGAGCGCTTGGACCCACGGGGCCGCACCCCGTTAGAgcttgctgtgtgtctggggcaCCTGGAGTCAACCCGTGTGCTGCTAAGATACTCCGCAGACCCTACGCACTGCAACGCGCAATGCTGGACAG TTTTGCAGGAAGCAGTGAGCACTGGAGACCCGGAGCTGGTCCAGTTAGTGCTGCAGTACAGAGACTTTAAACGGGCCACGGAGAGACTGGCTGGCATCCCTGAACTACTTAGCAAACTTAGACAG GCCAGAGACTTCTATGTGGAGATGAAGTGGGAGTTCACCAGCTGGG tgCCCCTGGTGTCGAAGGTGTGCCCCAGCGATGTGTACCGGGTCTGGAAGAGCGGCTCGTGTCTGCGTGTGGACACCACCCTGCTGGGCTTCGAGCACATGACCTGGCTGAAGGGACGGCGCAGCTACATCTTCAAGGGGGAAG agagcgGCGccctggtgatggaggtggaccATGAGAAGCAGGTGGTGTACACGGAGCCGctggctctctctccccgggacaccccctccctcctggccgCCATGCAGCCCTCCCAGGAGCACACGGCCCAGAGGCTGACCTCGCCTATCGTCTCCACGCACCTCAACACGGGCAACATCGCCTTCGagag GAACAAGTCTGGTATCTGGGGCTGGCGCTCTGAGAAGAGTGAGCTGGTCAGCGGCTACGAGGCCAAG GTTTACAGTGCCACCAACGTGGAGCTGGTTACGCGCTCCAGGACAGAGCACCTCTCAGACCAGGACAAGTCAAGGAGCAAGg GGTCCAAGACACCTCTGCAGTCCTTTCTGGGGATAGCGGAGCAACACACTGCTCATAACGGG agtaaTGTGTCCCAGTGTGCCAGCCCCCACAACCCCACAGACATCACGGCGGAGGAATACTTCGACCCCGAGTTTAACCTCAACGACCGTGACATCGGACGCCCCGTTGAACTCACTAGCAAAGTCCAGAA gttcaAGGCCAACCTGTGGTTGAGCGAGGCACACCCTCTCTCATTGGCCGAGCAGGTCACGCCCATCATCGACCTCATGGCCATCTCCAACGCCCACTTTGCCAAGCTGCGTGACTTCATCACCCTGCGCCTGCCACCTGGGTTCCCCGTCAAGATAG AGATCCCTTTGTTCCACGTGTTGAATGCCAGAGTGACCTTCAGTAACCTGTGTGGTTGCGATGAGCCTGTTAGCTCTgtcacagtacacacaccagAGGGCTCCCCCGAGGctg GGcaggccccccctcccttccactgCGAGGTGGACCCCTCCGTTTTCGAGCCCCCCCCGGACTACACCACGCTGGGGCCGGGCCGCAGCGAGCCCATGAGGGACGAGGACGACAACCTGCTGCAGTTTGCCATCCAGCAGAGCCTGCTGGACGCAGGCACCGAGAGCGACCAG gtgacCATCTGGGAGGCTCTGACCAACAGTCGCCCTGTCTCACAGCCTCCACTATATGCGGAAGACTCTCAGCTGGAGAG GGCCATCCAGGAGTCCCTGTCCATCCCACTGGCTGGTGGAGAGGGCGGGGAAGCGGCAGACCCCGCCCAGCCCTCGTCTGTCTCCCCATTGGACACGGGGGccaactcccctccctcctacaGCTCAGTGGCTGAGCCGCGGTTGCCAGGGCCGTTCGGCGTGGCGTCCAACTTTGACGAGCAGCTACGTATCGCCATGGAGCTCTCGTgccgggagcaggaggagatggacag gacgaggaaggaagaggaggaggagctagaGAGGATTCTTCAGCTGTCACTCACAGAGATGTAG